The window CTTCTATCATTCTATTGTATGCATCTTCAGCGGCTATTTTGTCATATAAGAAATCATTAACTATAGAACCTAAAGCGTTTCTTATGTCATACCAAGCAGCTGGTTTAGGATCAGGTGTAGCTGTAGCTAATGAATTTAATGCAATAGCTGGTTTTTCGTCATTTGCAACATATGATTTCCATTGTGGAGTATCAACAACGTCTTTTCTTACAGGTACATAACCAGTATTTACTGACCAATAAGCTTGGTTTACTTTATCTAATAAGAAATTCATAAACATCCAAGCAGCTTGTTTTTGTTCCTTTGAAGCCCATGCGAACATTATTAAATCTGTACCAGCAATTGGTGAATGTGGAACACCATCTACTGAAGGTAATGGAGCCCATGACCATTCATATTTTCCTTTAATTGAACTTTCTACATATGGTTTTCCAGCAATTGTTCCCATGTACATAGCAATTTGACCATTACCAAATGGATCGTTTAAATATCCACCTTGAACCATAGCGACTTCATCAGCTTTTAATTTGTACATAAATTCTAAAGTTTTTAATGTAGTTTCTTTGTTTAAAACTATTTTCCATTTTCCATTTCCTGCATAATCTAATATTTTTCCATTCATAGCATACAAGAATGTTTGGAAATCATCAACAGTTGTTCTGTAACCTAAACCGTATTGATCAATTGTTCCGTCTCCGTCTAAGTCTTCAGTTAATAATGAAGCAACTTCATATAATTCATCTAAAGTTTTTGGAGGTTCTACACCGTATAAGTCGAATAAGTCTACATTATAATAATTTGTGTAAACACTTTTATTAAATGGAATAGAATATACTGTGTCTCCCCATGTACACATATCTTTGAAAACATCATAAATTTGATTT of the Marinitoga litoralis genome contains:
- a CDS encoding ABC transporter substrate-binding protein gives rise to the protein VKKVLLVSLLLLVIAFSFGEKIKVEFWHAMGGGHGKTLEELVATFNRENPYVEIVPVYVGNYGALSRKLLSTVVAYNEGSRENLPVLAQAYSNWTSKYLQSEGIVEPLNKFIFGDAEFKNIWENQIYDVFKDMCTWGDTVYSIPFNKSVYTNYYNVDLFDLYGVEPPKTLDELYEVASLLTEDLDGDGTIDQYGLGYRTTVDDFQTFLYAMNGKILDYAGNGKWKIVLNKETTLKTLEFMYKLKADEVAMVQGGYLNDPFGNGQIAMYMGTIAGKPYVESSIKGKYEWSWAPLPSVDGVPHSPIAGTDLIMFAWASKEQKQAAWMFMNFLLDKVNQAYWSVNTGYVPVRKDVVDTPQWKSYVANDEKPAIALNSLATATPDPKPAAWYDIRNALGSIVNDFLYDKIAAEDAYNRMIEEMKNLLIENEEYAE